The following nucleotide sequence is from Lytechinus variegatus isolate NC3 chromosome 12, Lvar_3.0, whole genome shotgun sequence.
taatattatttctatATTATAACTAAAATAGATGTGATTATATAGTAATCAAGTTTGAAACTGAAACATGATTGGATTgggtcatcattttttttagtttagccTTTTCTATCATCTATTTCATGATTTGACTCCAAATAcaccaccccctctctctttctttatttctctccctCTCGTCTTGCAGAGCTGCATTCTTGTCAAAATCACTCTTCTTTCAAAACATCGAATATCGCTTTGCATTATGGGATACAGCGGGGCAAGAAAGGGTAGgtattttttcccccattttggTTTCTATGTTTTATTCAATCTGCATTGTagtttcaattttgaaattgGAAGCACTGTATTTGTACATATTTACGTAATTGGATTCAAATGGGTCTCCACAAAATATCTCAATgagggaaaataatgaatttactgttgccccttttcatgacagcttTGCAGATATTACTTTGTTGTGCAAGTAGTATTTTCAACTCTTCACGAAAGCATCGGACTGAATCCCCATAAAAATGATACCAAATAATTTGAGATAAAATAAAGATACACTTTCTTGAATGTTTAATGATTATCGATCGTTGAGGTGTCAATAATTTCTTTGCTTTCTCGGATTTGTAGTCAGCGCGTATATTACAAGCAGATCATtagttttatatacatgtacgtgtttCATACATATCTCAGATTCGTCTTCTAGCTCAGCTTTGTGATACACAAACACTAATAGCAGGAAGCGATGCAAGAATTTTATTGTTGGCAAATTGCCACTTTACAACaaataaattatacatttttatgatGTACAGGCTCATAACTAGAGGGGTCGGGGTTCGATGGGGGTTGGATGGGGTTGACTCAGggcatttaaaacaaaaagtgTTGCACGGAGACCCCTCGTTTACCCGCAGCAACCCccgaaaaaaagaggggggggggaaatggagaagaaaaagaaaacaagataaaGAGGATGActaagaaaaagagggagaagaaaaggagaggaagaaaagaggaaaaaaaatgaaggagaagATCGAGGAAGACAacttaaaagaaaacattcttTAAGGAAAAAGGGGAAGGGGGCTTAGAACACTTATGTCATCATTAATTCCTTCAAATGGTCCTTCAAAAAATATGTCCCCCTTTCCAGTCACTATATTGAAAATATAGTGACGATATACCCTAGTCCTTCCCCATTAGTCATGTTCCCAGCCAGCAACACTGCATGCAGATATGAAGATTCTAAAATGGCGTCTGTACACGATTCTTTTAAAATTAAATGGTATAAagtttttgaaaacaaaaaagtgtTCGGTTTTCTCAGTGAAAAGTGTGATTTGGGGGTATAGCCTATAATACCATATTAAGGAAAGATGTATGTTTGCAGTAATATCAGTGATTCAAGTATTATGTGATATGTGTTCTGTTTAATCGCGTTAACATTACCAATGCCTTTAACTGTATACGCTTTTCAAAATTATGCATCCATGTGCATATAAGTATTTGTGACTGCGACCCATAAATACCATACCATACCCGTACcatacttatctttgtttttAGCAGAGTGTATGAATTTACAACCTAACTTTAATCAACTTGTTCCCTTTATGCACCCTTTTTAGTTCCGTTCACTAGCCCCTCTGACGTACAGATCTGCAGCCGCCGCATTAATAGTTTATGACATCACTAAACAGgtatggttacacttcgtaattccgaaggttcgtaattccgaaacacgattgcctatacctcgatgttcgttaatccgaaaacggaataaggttcgttagtccgaaaacgaaatgaggttcgttaatcattatgttttcggactaacgaaccttcggaattacgaacctcatttcgttttcggattaacgaaccttcggaaatacgaacctccgtaataacgaaccttcggaattacgaatgcatgcgatatttatatctatacacaacaaaaaaagtaagtccccctaaacaaacatcaataatttccaaaccaatgcgagtttttgatatatttttacatgagcgtgtaggtaattttataagctaccctctgagtaaatgttgtggacgtatcttacgtcatgcttcagtgagcaccgtcagaaggcaaaaatgtcacttttcaagagtcacaagcaaaatatcatgactttgattccattttatgggaactaattccacattctcatcatgaaaaatagtcagaaggcttttaaaaggtactttctaaaagacgatacaacttttttagctaaatttcacggttgaataaactcaagcccaaatttgctataattggatttttacacatttctatcaataaaaatgctagaatatgatgacagttatgttggggaagactatcttcaacaatattcatcgtttcacggttcaatgaacatttattggaaacaaaaatgcgattttcaaatatcgtaggcaagtattgcttcattttggtagctgaaaatgatcttttctcaactttttcgttatgttcatgaccaattaacatgcttctatgattcaaaggtgttaaattaaaaattcacgcttgaatgaacatgtggaatgtgataagcttttttttacgttatttgaaaaaatgcaatttgtaactatggacaTCTGTGACAAAACTCCTTccacagttcatttgatttgatttttatgaaaatcccgatgttgaatgcatcagtgagcacacaatattctaaaattatgcaaatgagaagaaagttcaaggccttggccccactcagtaccgtatcgaatggttatgttggtgtgcgcaccttttggatagtaATACTTTGAAGCCAtttgcgaagtttcatgaaataactgttggcagaagtaacaaaaaccgtccatgaaacaatccctcatttcatatttgttaaaattttgacttcctctctcatatagacttgtgtacattatgggtgcatatgtttaagcatacgtaaCCTCTAATTCAATAATATGTGGaacctttttttcaaggctgtctttagcaatgtcgtttggcagtaatgtttatcaacctatatgggcagaattctgtgcaaaaatgaaatcgatttgtttattcatggatgagtgagcacgcatcaaagtgggaaaatgggtattttcaatgtcacagactcatttaaagggtaataaagtgaatattgggggcaaatttggtttcaaatgtgtctttaattgctgttgtttttatcatccatcatttctatcaccaaacactttccgaactttaaccattttcatggttgagcgagcacattcgaaaacttaggaatgaatactctttatactgcataaatgtattttttctaacaatttctcaggatcagttgaatatatggacagatcagtggtggatccagaattttaaatgggggaggggcctataatcaggggagccatcaacattttaaccctatgatgatacgtcacaatacaggggccgcagagcagttttcaaagtgggggaggggggctgaccatgccaaaaatcacaatcgtattacatttttgtacttgcttatgaaaaaagtggggggctgcctccccccccccccgcttcagCGGCCCCTAcaatacatcgtgctcactcaaccatgaacatatacgatatcaaaatttggtctgaagtggttaaatacgtattgaaactaagttacgggggcttgcctcccatacaagcttcgcttttcttggcaagcccctccgttctgttttatatagttataatagtcaaagttactttagtttgcattaattctcattgtttataccttatttcgattgatgtactttgaatttgactatgtattgtttgattttgttgtgctttgtgaacggaaaatgaataaaatctaaatctaaatgggttacacttcgtaattccgaagcttcgtaattccgaaggttctttattccgaaggttcgtaattccgaaacacgtaaattgcctatacctcgatgttcgttaatccgaaaacgaaaaagggttcgttaatccgaacatttgtggcgtaattccgacggttcgttattccgaaggttcgataatccgaaaacgtaataaggttcgttgttccgaaggttcgttaatccgaaaacgaaataaggttcgttgttccgaaggttcgttaatccgaaaacgaaataaggttcgtttttccgaaggttcgttaatccgaaaacgaaataaggttcgttaatccgaaaacaaaataaggttcgttaatccgaaggttcgttaatccgaaaacgaaataaggttcgttaatccgaaaacaaaataaggttcgttaatccgaaaacgaaataaggttcgttaatccgaaaacaaaataaggttcgttaatccgaaaaatgaaaaccgggaaagcagaggcagaggcaaggaggagggggcgggggacactgttgccgttcaattgttatgaggatgggaaggcaagggcggccgaacgaattttcgtttggggggtaaagccaaaaaaatgaaactcatacgtcaaaattgacattttcaccttaagattatcatctgcttgaagtcattgtgtgtttgatagtgattaagtagagaaaaacctttttttgaagtgatttcttattaaggcaaaacgtatatttaggctttatttttcgggagagagtataatgagcgagcggcttggtaaaacaaattcaaaggtgaagttgtaaaactttttttgggtcaattattcttaaaatggcattattgtgaggtgttgcgagcgtgaatcacaagctaaaactttagggttttcaataaaaaatgaaaataagtttttaaaaatccgagcagatttctgctgtcattaaacagatgtgtatctaactaaaaaattaacacgagcgcaaaacgcgagcttaaacatactgaccagaaaaggaacctgttaaagaaaacatttagtgaaaatttgcaatattccagcctgaaaacttaacttgtatactttaaaaagagtattttatttcgaaaaacacgaaaaacggcatatttatttttgaaaaaggaactttcccattttggaaaatattaatttccctgttttttttttttcatttggggggaagtgccccctgcctccctcccggcggatccaactatcgtcaaatagggggggggcaatttttttccagccatactttcctcgatcggcagcttaaagttgatttttgtttgtttctttgaaagggtataGTCCtcacagtcaataattagctttatacttataaaataaagtaaatatgtaataacatgataaaccctttttaaataatgcgagcgcgagctatatattttttttcatatgatgggcaatatgtttgtgatcttcaaaacgagatgcctatgtaactaaatttagataataactgcgagcaagaagcgcaaacagacattttgaatatataagctctgacctgatctaaaggggacattttaagaaatttttgcagttagccatgaagacgatgcgtgtttcaaccagtggcggcggaacatattttcctgggggggggggagcaaagcCCCccaaaaggggccaataggggcaatttggggcaaacgtatattttcaccatgagattatcatctgtgtaaagaggttgtgtgttttataGTAATTGCATTGAGCAAAATATTTTAAGTGAtaactgattgataaattatatatctaTGTGTCATTtttgcgagcgtagcgagcaagtggtttgggggaaagaaatcaaatctgaagatgtataattcgcctttttggtcaattactgttaaaagggcatccttgtgagatgttgcgagcgaatcacgtgctcaaacttttggaaatttcatgtaggcctagaatgataataatgataattatgatatagatatcatttaccctgggaagccacttcagttctgaaaactgttctcccagctattacttttttacaagaatgcttagaatgtccagttttcaggttggaaaatcggaaaattttggctcacgtttctcgctcgtatcaaatattgtttattgaggaactcattctattcctggttacaaaaaagtataaaaatgtccagttttcaggtggaatatcacaaattttaagcttgcggttcgcgctctcattatttagttcgtgagatatatactctattcatgagtcactaaatgcagtccttaaaagattacttagaagcctgttgcataaaacattttacctgagaaaactctggtaaaaactgaaaactaaggttagtctgatttccgccattatGCCTTTAGCACAgagcaaaaactccggtaaaaacaacctgagttttctcaggtaaaaagttttatgcaacgggccccaggccaggtcagtatataaacaaattacagctcgccctcgagttaattttttagaaagatacacatttttctcacgattacaaaaaatgctcagaatgtttaagttcacgtcttgttacatgaaatgtctactagtttgagcttgcgattcgcgctttcaacatctcacaaggatcattattagtattatttttatttttattaccagcagaagctgttatcaaaaatgacatcccctccaatacaaattctattatctatggttactcgcacgcgaccaacacacttgatccctgcatctttaaaccatttgcttaggcagcaattgctcagataaaatcgaaattagcctatgcttgatcagggcgcctattcttaatgaaatacatgcttttggccacaacacacgcatgtatcatcgatcgttattactatcattgcagaatatcgtgtaatcttgtaatgacaacaccgtttttgttaccaaactgaataattttcattttcggaaatacgaaccttatttaattttcggattaacgaaccttatttcgttttcggattaacgaaccttcggaattacgaaccttatttcgttttcggattaacgaaccttcggaattacgaaccttatttcgttttcggattaacgaaccttcggaattacgaaccttatttcgttttcggattaacgaaccttatttcgttttcggattgacgaaccttcggaattacgaacctcattttgttttcggattaacgaaccttcggaattacgaaccttatttcgttttcggattgacgaaccttcggaattacgaaccttatttcgttttcggattgacgaaccttcggaattacgaaccttcggaaatacgaaccttcggaataacggaaccttcggaattacgaagcttcggaattacgaatgtatgcggttaaatgatggatagtaaaacagcataacaccataaaattcacctaaaaacaatttttgcccaactttgtatttgcacaatctgaaaaacgactcttgtgactttcaaaaatggtcatttttaattcaatctttaattactcatgcatgactcaaccgatcaatctcaattTTCCCCAtgcaggagttgcttaatgagtatAGAAAacacccatgaaatatcatatctcaaaataattcggttAAAAaattacagcaatttgatttaggggggactttttgttgtgtatacatTATTTCTTATATGTACTTTAGTCAAGTTTGTAACTGATCTTAAAGTGAAGATTGCTAATGAAGTTATACCGCATTTATTCGTGCATGGTTACTACGTGTAACcgaattttaaaagaaaagttaAATTCTTCGATTTCGTTTTTAAACAGGATTCTTTCGATGAGGTTGATTTCTGGTTATCCGAGCTGAGACGGGAAGGTCCTGAAGGAATCTTGATTTATGTGATTGGGAATAAAGTAGATCTTGAAGCATTCCGTGTGGTAGATCAGGACGTAGCAGAGAAATTCGCCCAAACTAAAGgagcatttcattttcataccaGCGCCAAAACGGGCCAGGGTGTCGAGGAAATGTTCTTTAATCTTTGTGAGTATGTCGAGGATTCCTTTTTTTCACTGTTTAAAAACAGGAATATTTATTACTGTAAGTCTGAATTTATCCTGATTGGACATTGCCAATTAAGGGTCGCATGATTTTTTACAACTCTTGTTGAATGCCCGGCATTCTAAATGCGTGtgaattttcagattttttttttcttttttactcattgttaaaatgagtaccCGAATAATGcctatgtttatttttatatataagttgctttgttatgttttgttttgattttgttttgtttgacaaaaaatactattttgtctttgtttatctgtttatgtatatattttcttgttttgaacaaaatgttggcaattgccggtgacgttctgtaataaattcaattcatattaTAAAGGAGCAAATTCTACCTGTGTGACAAGTAATTATGACCAAATAGAAAACGACCTAAAATGATCATGGGTGGTTTTTAATATCATAGAGTCTATATTAAAGGCCCTGATATTGCTGACATTGCACTTGGCATATTTCTTTTCATGCCGTTTCTTTGAACGATTACACATGATTTCTATCAATCTGTTTCACAGACTTATATAGTCATGATAGCTGGATAAAAAATTGctatttgttatttcttgaaaacataagtattattatcaatatatatatatatatatatatatatatatatatatatatatatatatatatatatatatatatatatatatatatatatatatatatatatatatatatatatatatatatatatatatatatatatatatatatatatatatgtgtgtatatatatatcggTTCTTCAGTCTTGTTGTATATATGCTTGATTCTCCCAAACAGGTCAAATGGATTTCACTAAGAcgtctttaaaagaaaatggatgCATGCATCACCAAAACACCGTCGATGTATCAAACTCATCTAATTCAGATGCAAACAATGGCGGTCATCGAGATCGATGTCGATGTCGGAACACATGATGACGCCAATCCAAAGGACTAGAGAATTTAGCAAGCAATCTTACTTGCCCTTTGAACTATGTATCAATGCCAACCAAGATCATTAATTGTCAACGACAAAATATTTGGTGTGGTCAGATATTGCTCCGATTCCTGTGAAACAttgaacaataatgataattattattatcataataatgttTTTGAATAGTAATAATATAGCAGCTGGGATTGAGTTCCTGAGTTAAACATGTCTAGAACATTTTCctactctaaaaaatattgggtaaaagtgcttcatttgggtaattatgtgtccgaccaacatttcttttgggcatatttatttatccagtgtgtgAAAATTCTGCCCGTTCTAAAGTAAttattgctgcttattttttaagtttAGGGACTTGCCTTTtatacaagcattgcttttcttggcaagtccctccggTCAGTTAATTTAtcttctatatattttttataaaatgtaattgaactgtctattttgttttgaataatgtacTATTACTTCTAttatatttgttgattttgttgaacggaaataaataaaatctaaatctaaaccTTAATGGACATGCTTCCCCCATCGGGTAAAATATTGCTCAAAATTAGTTGGACACAAGTCATAATTGCCATCCCggtggttaaaattttacccaatatttttatttttttacaaaagacGGGTTTAAATAAGGAGAGTGCTTCATGAAAGCAGGACTTGTCCGACGTTTTATCTGACTAGTccagttttatccgacaattacccaTAGGCGGCgtagcagaggattatcttttgtgtttggggggggggacgcaaCAAAAGCcgccccccaaacacaaaagatatcCTCTTatctgctccgccgccaatgcaattaccatagcaacagtgtttctcagccaatcaaaatcaactttATGCCGGCCAAATTATATTTAATTACAGAATTTCGCATTGTATTTCAAGCTAATTATAATGGTTTTATAGAGCTTTCAaatgctttttaaaaatatatttgcattgcatattacattttttcccttcaaattgtcaaaattattgggggaggggagggCCGGGGCAAATTGATATATAATTCATTTGCCCCCTCCCCGTGGACGCCTCTTCCGGTCAGTATAAACAAGTATAAAACACTCTCCAAGCTTAATTACACCCTGCAGTGAGTGGATGTAACataaaaaatcttcttttcctctcaattaatttgaatgtaatcttttaatatgattttaatcatgttttatttcTGAAGTTTGATGTTAATTGGTATGAATTCCTTCGCATGTATTATTCTATATACCATGGAGCTTCAAGCTTCTTGAATGTACACAGTGCGCATCCAGTCATCACTcagcaaaatgaaacaattgaaccaataaataaaaacaaaacaaatataaagcATGAATTGAATAAACAACAATTGAAccatataatgataattattattgaaaagTTTCCCATCTCCTTGAAAATCAAATACATCGAGAAATAGAGATATATAGGCCCATAGAATTGCTTTTGATTACGAAACACATAGGCggcagaagcggggggggggggacaggccccctaaatttgaggaggggggacggtcccctcccccctaaatttttagttaatgatcttttttgttttgtgtgtgtgcttgtcaaatttctttacatgtgtccatcacaaaatttcaggtggaccccccttaaATTTTTAGCTCCCGCCGCCAATGACGAAACATGTTGTGAGATTCTCGAAATTGGGAAATTTATATTACAAACTGAAATGAGCGGACGCAGTTCCATCGCATACCATAATCGTTGAGACTTTAACTAATGCATATGACTTCGGAAGTTGTATACCCGTCGTTGTATACTTTAAGTCTAAGTTTCATGATGGGAAAATATTATGTTCTATACTGCTTTTTatcatattgtaaaaataatgttGACTTATGTCTGTGCTAGTGATATAAGCGTATGTATAAACTAAAGTGAAGCAAGCAATAAATACTACTAAAATATCTATTGAACTTACGGGTTTCTTGCTAAGTCGCTTTCCCTCTCACCAccacttgatttttttgttggtacactgtaaaaaatgaagtgctaatttagcactttgtcttacagtgcttgtatagggACTGCATTACTAGTGCTgatgattttctagttcaaatttaaattagaaattaacactagtagtgcagtcactatacaagcactgaaaGTGCTAAAttaacacttcatttttttacagtgtataataaGGTGATCGTATATACGCCGAAGTGTAATTAAAAGTGTTTCACACATGCAATTTGTCCTGGGTTTTAGGAGATTCCGGGATTTAtttagatcattttttttaaattcccaaGGATGTACCTATTTGggatcatgataaaaaaaaatatatttttctagtccatagacttttttttttactagtttGAATAATTTCGATACTGCATTTTTTCCCCTGAAATTTTCGGAATACTAGTATTCTGCGTTTTCAGCAaggaaaatcaattttgatgatAGGCCCTAATGGGCCCTAATGCCCTTTGGTTAGAGTTagttatttttgattttttgttttttttaaattatttttatattcaattatttatcaatttgtttattcattcattaattttaattgattaatctgtttatttaatataataataataataataatacattgtatttatatagtgcttaatacgtgatgtttctaagcgctttacaaaacaatttagTAACATACATCAATAACATTGGACAGTTAACATACAAGAAAGGAAATGTACAGTGTAAAGTATAAAGTTATCTatgatctatctatctatttattcatttatttatttttgttgttgctttatttatttcctCCTTTTGGGGTCTCCATTAGGCAAGAATCCACCGGTCATGATTACCGCCtgatcaacattttgttttcattgaaatgggAGGGGAGTACCTTACCGCATAAAATTGTATCCGATTTATCTCACTTTGTTTGatcgtacatgtattttttggaTCCGATCCGACAAACTGGAATGTTTTGTGTACGTTGGATACGTACAGATGTGGCTGAACTTCGAACTCGAtagaaatttgacattttatagAAGACAAGTATAAAATTGGTATCTAGGTTGTTAAAAATTGGAAGCATATAACTATTGGACCATGTCTGATTCAGAAGATGAAGCGAGGGACAGGGGGAAACAACTGAAAATCGTTATTGTTGGTGATGGGGCATCTGGAAAGGTAAGCACAGCACACAATCGCAATTGAAAAAATTCAGTCCATGCAATATACCGTGTAGGGTGACGTgagggagctccggcccgctCCGCTAGCGGGCCGGAGCCCGGCCCAGTGCAGTGGGTACCGGTACTCTCCATAATGGCTTGAATGGGGTAACAATGCACCacaaataaaaggggaaaaataaattatgcacttCCCTCGTCTcgattataatttatatatggatgaaggttcatcatgttc
It contains:
- the LOC121425740 gene encoding ras-related protein Rab-31-like encodes the protein MLGVSGPIAYGIVAENMPQKDMKVCFLGSYCVGKTSITQRFVKGRFDEEYISTIGAAFLSKSLFFQNIEYRFALWDTAGQERFRSLAPLTYRSAAAALIVYDITKQDSFDEVDFWLSELRREGPEGILIYVIGNKVDLEAFRVVDQDVAEKFAQTKGAFHFHTSAKTGQGVEEMFFNLCQMDFTKTSLKENGCMHHQNTVDVSNSSNSDANNGGHRDRCRCRNT